A stretch of Mya arenaria isolate MELC-2E11 chromosome 14, ASM2691426v1 DNA encodes these proteins:
- the LOC128217147 gene encoding neurogenic locus notch homolog protein 1-like: MYRLLTMGIAILYWNCSKVTCSTCDSIPCGPGGTCTPLLTPPGYNCTCFVGFVSPNCADRDECSLAHGVCHNGSCVNTPGSYHCACNKGYTGSHCNLATDACGSSPCKNGGTCSVTSGGGHVCRCYVGFNPSMDCEDRDECNMVSDHNPCNNGTCVNTPGSFSCSCNAGYQGQRCRDDVDECVSNPCLNNNTCVNTDGSFRCNCFNGYQPPNCHDRDECAMAPTICNNGTCVNNPGSFSCQCNAGYTGSHCQMDVNECATNPCRHGSCVNTQGSFKCNCNDGFNGTLCDNDVTQCLPSACLHGSCQHTPGMAVCVCNHGWDGAHCDVDVNECSSQPSVCVHGQCMNTKGSYSCHCDNGYHGNACQNDVNECDSRPCGNGSCINTAGSYICNCSSGYSGSHCESDTNECNHNPCNRGVCINTIGSFYCDCHNVATGEFCENIINQRAHIMPKTTPTAGSVPTSTSKQPPVDFIQETNIGDRSSQKKNEQSWVAGHAWVFGIVGAVVLLVPITIFATVKIKRRRQADAVYKQFGKPGNTTAPSDASTPDSRMGVENQMYMAFNDVAPGSSEL, encoded by the exons ATGTACAGGCTACTCACAATGGGTATTGCTATTTTGTATTGGAATTGTTCTAAG GTAACCTGTTCCACCTGCGACAGTATCCCCTGTGGCCCCGGTGGCACTTGCACCCCATTGCTCACGCCTCCGGGTTACAATTGCACGTGCTTCGTTGGTTTCGTGTCGCCAAACTGCGCTGATCGCGATGAGTGTTCATTGGCACATGGCGTCTGCCACAACGGAAGCTGCGTCAACACACCAGGAAGTTACCACTGTGCATGCAACAAAGGCTATACCGGAAGTCACTGCAACCTTGCAACGGACGCTTGCGG gtCTTCGCCTTGCAAAAATGGGGGCACGTGTTCGGTGACGTCAGGTGGCGGTCACGTATGCAGGTGCTACGTGGGTTTCAACCCTTCTATGGACTGCGAGGACAGGGACGAGTGTAACATGGTTTCCGACCACAACCCATGCAATAACGGAACATGCGTCAACACTCCAGGCAGCTTCTCTTGTTCCTGTAACGCCGGGTACCAGGGTCAGCGTTGTCGTGACGACGTCGACGAATGTGTCAGCAATCCCTGCCTTAACAACAACACATGTGTCAACACTGATGGTTCTTTCCGATGCAATTGCTTCAATGGCTATCAACCTCCGAATTGTCATGATAGGGACGAGTGCGCGATGGCGCCGACTATCTGTAACAACGGAACGTGTGTTAATAACCCCGGGTCCTTTTCGTGCCAATGTAATGCTGGATATACTGGTTCCCACTGCCAGATGGACGTCAACGAATGCGCGACTAATCCTTGTCGTCATGGTTCTTGTGTAAACACACAGGGATCTTTCAAATGTAACTGCAATGATGGATTTAACGGGACTCTTTGCGACAATGACGTCACACAATGCTTGCCTAGTGCGTGCCTGCACGGCAGCTGTCAGCATACGCCAGGCATGGCGGTATGCGTCTGCAATCACGGATGGGACGGCGCGCATTGCGATGTTGACGTCAACGAGTGTTCATCTCAGCCGTCCGTGTGCGTCCATGGACAGTGCATGAACACAAAGGGGTCGTACTCGTGTCATTGTGACAACGGTTACCATGGAAACGCATGTCAAAATGACGTCAACGAATGTGACTCTCGTCCTTGTGGAAACGGTTCATGTATAAACACTGCCGGTTCTTACATTTGTAACTGTTCTTCCGGTTATTCCGGTTCGCACTGTGAAAGTGATACGAACGAATGTAATCACAATCCTTGCAATAGAGGTGTTTGTATCAATACAATTGGGTCGTTTTACTGCGATTGTCATAATGTAGCAACTGGTGAGTTTTGCGAAAACATCATAAATCAGCGAGCACACATTATGCCGAAAACTACTCCGACAGCAGGTTCTGTTCCGACGTCAACATCCAAGCAGCCTCCGGTCGATTTCATACAAGAAACCAATATTGGAGATAGGTCTTCACAAAAGAAGAATGAACAG AGCTGGGTGGCCGGTCATGCCTGGGTGTTTGGAATTGTCGGGGCAGTTGTCCTGCTTGTACCTATCACCATCTTCGCGACTGTGAAAATAAAAAG